From one Streptomyces sp. R41 genomic stretch:
- a CDS encoding sensor histidine kinase, with protein MARSLQRHPAVALAAKFVLAGVLILLVTYEGVALARQPTGPHVVVWGSGIVVCLCAVPWGRVPRDVRAWVAVGVSWAVTLYLLIVDRPLVVWGMGEAVALLVLLTGVLLHAPARRAAVLGPLLAVACMAAPVRDADPGRFTLLFAVLTVVVTAFSLLLRAQNAQRVRDLEAVRTAERLELARELHDLVAHYVTGMVVQARAAAFTGTQPAGESRGSRSGRESGPSRGDNGTQGAPGRHPTAADAERATDAFERIAAAGDEALGAMRRLVRVLREERAPTAPIAGLGEIRELADTFSRIGPPAVLYVEPGLPEDLPADLAAAAHRIVRESLTNIRKHAADATAVRIALRTVPTGLEVRVADDGTKPLPGLPGSGFGLVGLTERVTALGGSLTAGPAPEGGWQVRAVLPYEKTGGR; from the coding sequence TTGGCCCGCTCCCTTCAGCGGCACCCCGCCGTCGCGTTGGCTGCCAAGTTCGTGCTGGCCGGGGTGTTGATACTGCTCGTGACGTACGAGGGGGTCGCGCTGGCGCGGCAGCCCACGGGGCCGCATGTCGTGGTGTGGGGGTCGGGGATCGTGGTGTGTCTGTGTGCGGTGCCGTGGGGGAGGGTGCCCCGGGATGTGCGGGCCTGGGTCGCGGTGGGGGTGTCCTGGGCGGTGACTCTGTATCTGCTGATCGTCGACCGGCCGCTGGTCGTGTGGGGGATGGGCGAAGCCGTCGCCCTGCTGGTACTGCTCACCGGCGTCCTGCTGCACGCGCCCGCGCGCCGCGCCGCCGTGCTCGGGCCGCTGCTGGCGGTCGCCTGCATGGCGGCACCGGTGCGGGACGCGGACCCGGGCCGCTTCACTCTCCTGTTCGCCGTGCTCACCGTCGTCGTCACCGCGTTCTCGCTGCTGCTGCGTGCCCAGAACGCGCAGCGCGTCCGCGACCTCGAGGCCGTACGCACCGCCGAACGTCTCGAACTCGCCCGGGAGCTCCACGACTTGGTCGCCCACTACGTCACCGGCATGGTTGTCCAGGCCCGCGCCGCCGCGTTCACCGGTACCCAGCCGGCTGGAGAATCCCGGGGAAGCCGTTCCGGCCGGGAGTCCGGCCCGTCGCGCGGCGACAACGGGACGCAGGGTGCCCCGGGAAGACACCCCACCGCGGCCGACGCCGAACGGGCCACCGACGCCTTCGAGCGGATCGCCGCGGCGGGCGACGAGGCGCTCGGTGCGATGCGCCGCCTCGTGCGCGTCCTGCGCGAGGAACGGGCGCCGACCGCGCCGATCGCGGGCCTCGGCGAGATCCGCGAACTCGCCGACACCTTCTCGCGCATCGGCCCGCCCGCCGTCCTGTACGTCGAACCGGGCCTGCCCGAGGACCTCCCCGCCGACCTCGCGGCCGCCGCCCACCGCATCGTGCGCGAGTCCCTCACCAACATCCGTAAACACGCGGCGGACGCCACAGCCGTACGCATCGCCCTGCGCACCGTCCCCACCGGCCTGGAGGTACGCGTCGCCGACGACGGCACCAAGCCGCTCCCCGGCCTCCCAGGCAGCGGCTTCGGCCTCGTCGGCCTCACCGAACGCGTCACCGCCCTCGGCGGCAGCCTCACCGCCGGCCCCGCCCCGGAGGGCGGCTGGCAGGTCCGCGCGGTCCTGCCGTACGAGAAGACCGGCGGGCGATGA
- a CDS encoding beta-galactosidase family protein — protein sequence MSEFTVGDTDFLLDGRPVRLLSGALHYFRVHEEQWSHRLGMLRAMGLNCVETYVPWNLHEPRPGVFRDVQQLGRFLDAAREAGLWAIVRPGPYICAEWDNGGLPHWLTGRIRTRDAEYLGHVERWFHHLLGEIVPRQIDRGGPVLMVQVENEYGSYGSDQVYLRRLADLLRAGGVSVALFTSDGPEDHMLTGGSIPGVLATANFGSHARVAFETLRRHRPEGPLMCMEFWCGWFDHWGADHVVRDPGDAADALREILECGASVNLYMAHGGTNFAGWAGANRGGGDLHEGPLEPDVTSYDYDAPIDELGRPTEKFWRFREILAAYADGPLPDVPPPPAPLGAPASVDLGEWAPLGAVLETLGGPEAEYAVPPTFEELDVDQGLVKYEVTVPGPRQPYPLTLRGLRDLAVVYVDGARAGVLTEDEPQLKEPVAGHARVELWVESLGRVNYGPRTGEPKGITGGVLHERQYLHGVRARGLRLDALDDIGGVPFRELPEDGAPGLYRGTVEVRGAGDALLELPGWTRGFVWINGFNLGRYWSVGPQRSLYVPGPVLREGVNEVWVLELQEAPETSVTSKESSANSAVPSSPILRSPTQASPSAGAVNS from the coding sequence ATGAGCGAGTTCACGGTGGGGGACACGGATTTTCTGCTGGACGGACGCCCGGTGCGGCTGCTGTCGGGCGCACTGCACTACTTCCGGGTGCACGAGGAGCAGTGGTCGCATCGGCTGGGGATGCTGCGGGCGATGGGGCTCAACTGCGTGGAGACGTACGTTCCGTGGAATCTCCACGAGCCGCGCCCCGGCGTCTTCCGGGACGTCCAGCAACTGGGCCGGTTCCTGGACGCGGCCCGCGAGGCCGGGCTGTGGGCGATCGTGCGCCCGGGCCCGTACATCTGCGCGGAGTGGGACAACGGCGGGCTGCCGCACTGGCTGACGGGGAGGATCCGGACGCGGGACGCCGAGTATCTGGGGCACGTGGAGCGCTGGTTCCACCATCTGCTGGGCGAGATCGTGCCGCGGCAGATCGACCGCGGCGGCCCAGTGCTCATGGTGCAGGTCGAGAACGAGTACGGCAGCTACGGCTCCGACCAGGTGTATCTGCGCAGGCTCGCCGACCTGTTGCGCGCCGGGGGCGTGAGCGTTGCGCTGTTCACCTCGGACGGCCCCGAGGACCACATGCTGACCGGCGGTTCGATCCCCGGCGTCCTGGCGACCGCCAATTTCGGCTCCCACGCGCGCGTGGCCTTCGAGACGCTGCGCCGGCACCGGCCCGAGGGCCCGCTGATGTGCATGGAGTTCTGGTGCGGCTGGTTCGATCACTGGGGCGCCGACCACGTCGTACGCGATCCCGGGGACGCCGCGGACGCGCTGCGGGAGATCCTGGAGTGCGGGGCGTCGGTCAACCTCTACATGGCGCACGGGGGCACCAACTTCGCGGGCTGGGCGGGCGCCAACCGGGGCGGCGGCGATCTGCACGAGGGCCCGCTGGAGCCGGACGTCACCTCGTACGACTACGACGCGCCGATCGACGAGCTCGGGCGCCCCACCGAGAAGTTCTGGCGGTTCAGGGAGATCCTCGCCGCGTACGCCGACGGGCCCCTGCCCGACGTACCCCCACCGCCCGCGCCCCTCGGGGCACCCGCGTCGGTCGACCTTGGTGAATGGGCACCCCTGGGCGCCGTACTGGAGACGCTGGGCGGCCCCGAGGCCGAGTACGCCGTGCCGCCGACCTTCGAGGAATTGGACGTGGACCAGGGGCTGGTCAAGTACGAGGTGACCGTGCCCGGCCCCCGGCAGCCGTACCCGTTGACCCTGCGCGGGCTCCGGGACCTCGCGGTGGTGTACGTCGACGGCGCGCGGGCCGGTGTGCTCACCGAGGACGAGCCGCAGCTCAAGGAGCCCGTCGCGGGGCACGCGCGCGTGGAGCTGTGGGTGGAGTCCCTGGGGAGGGTCAACTACGGGCCGCGCACCGGCGAGCCGAAGGGCATCACCGGGGGTGTGCTGCACGAGCGGCAGTATCTGCACGGAGTGCGGGCGCGGGGGCTGCGCCTCGACGCGCTGGACGACATCGGGGGTGTCCCCTTCCGGGAACTCCCCGAGGACGGCGCCCCCGGCCTGTACCGCGGCACCGTCGAGGTGCGCGGCGCCGGGGACGCCCTCCTCGAACTCCCGGGCTGGACCCGGGGGTTCGTGTGGATCAACGGGTTCAATCTCGGACGCTACTGGTCCGTGGGCCCACAGCGTTCGCTGTACGTCCCTGGTCCCGTCCTGAGGGAGGGCGTGAACGAGGTGTGGGTGCTGGAGCTTCAGGAGGCTCCGGAGACCTCGGTGACCTCGAAGGAGTCCAGCGCGAACTCCGCCGTGCCGTCGTCCCCGATCTTGCGGAGTCCGACCCAGGCCTCGCCGTCGGCGGGCGCGGTGAACTCGTAG
- a CDS encoding GNAT family N-acetyltransferase yields MTTEEHPVGPAQQPPVPASLEVGGKDDALEQRLDDELTAFNAEATGAGAPIPLSVRVTDTAGELVGGLTAWVWGSCCAVDMLWVRADQRHAGWGSKLLKATEEEAVRRGCAEMIVSSFTFQAPDFYRGHGYRETGRTEGIPGGHQDVHLHKVLRASDR; encoded by the coding sequence ATGACCACCGAAGAGCACCCCGTCGGCCCCGCCCAGCAGCCGCCCGTCCCCGCATCGTTGGAGGTCGGCGGCAAGGACGACGCCCTGGAGCAGCGCCTCGACGACGAACTCACCGCGTTCAACGCGGAAGCCACCGGTGCCGGTGCGCCGATCCCGCTCTCGGTCCGCGTGACCGACACCGCGGGCGAACTCGTAGGCGGACTCACCGCCTGGGTCTGGGGCAGTTGCTGCGCGGTCGACATGCTGTGGGTGCGTGCGGACCAGCGGCACGCGGGCTGGGGGAGCAAGCTGCTGAAGGCGACCGAGGAGGAGGCAGTCCGGCGCGGCTGCGCCGAGATGATCGTCTCGTCGTTCACCTTCCAGGCCCCCGACTTCTACCGCGGGCACGGCTACCGCGAGACGGGCCGCACGGAGGGCATCCCGGGCGGTCATCAGGACGTGCACTTGCACAAGGTGCTGCGGGCGTCGGACCGTTAG